In Mycobacterium sp. Aquia_216, a genomic segment contains:
- a CDS encoding AlbA family DNA-binding domain-containing protein, which produces MSAAARTLLDTEGESGRFEFKQTARSVKPEVLCAAANWVALERSGVAEVTLLVGVGEVKNPRTGLVTGDILGLSDLESAVQTIQNSIRETRPVPVSVTIIEEAVATSKPFLRLKIRPTFPPHFDAEGRRQTRNNASTRPLTDEELLDIYLNREAAKFEERFRQTADRMESSLGDIDFAIDRVTGDLGSIDNSIDRLSDDFGKLHEAAWTAAQEAEESRSLAEQLESAITDLERHVLGQRDDAPAGLFFGLMDRRWMVWDAFSQDAAYRPTKATDQLAARLKRLLEEPIPPNDWYTNMSEIDFWHDALRRRDKKWTMTAWSREIARAENPPPHSGGMPAMDPDRISQYRALRDQALAASHTRRPTRARSKRAAGQAGQRLARDDGDAPGRPAG; this is translated from the coding sequence GTGAGCGCGGCGGCGCGGACCTTGCTCGACACCGAGGGCGAATCGGGAAGATTCGAGTTCAAGCAGACCGCAAGGTCGGTGAAGCCCGAGGTCCTATGCGCTGCAGCGAATTGGGTCGCCCTTGAGCGCAGCGGGGTTGCCGAAGTGACGCTTCTCGTCGGTGTTGGAGAGGTCAAGAATCCCCGGACAGGGCTCGTGACAGGCGACATCTTGGGACTGAGTGATCTGGAAAGCGCGGTCCAAACGATCCAAAACAGCATCCGCGAAACTAGGCCTGTGCCGGTATCGGTCACGATTATTGAAGAAGCAGTGGCGACTTCAAAGCCCTTTCTAAGACTCAAGATTCGTCCAACGTTCCCGCCCCACTTCGACGCCGAAGGACGCAGGCAAACCCGCAATAACGCGTCAACGCGGCCCCTTACCGACGAGGAATTGCTGGACATCTACCTCAACCGCGAGGCTGCGAAATTTGAAGAGCGGTTCCGACAGACGGCGGACCGTATGGAGAGCTCTCTCGGCGACATCGACTTCGCTATTGACCGAGTGACGGGCGACCTCGGTTCTATCGATAACAGCATCGACCGGCTATCCGACGACTTCGGCAAACTTCACGAAGCCGCGTGGACCGCCGCTCAGGAGGCCGAGGAATCCAGGTCGTTGGCCGAGCAGCTGGAGTCAGCCATCACCGACTTGGAACGCCACGTTCTAGGGCAGCGTGATGATGCGCCAGCCGGATTGTTTTTCGGGTTGATGGACAGGCGCTGGATGGTCTGGGACGCGTTCTCGCAGGACGCCGCATACAGGCCAACAAAGGCGACCGACCAGTTGGCCGCGCGCCTAAAGAGGCTCCTGGAGGAACCGATCCCCCCGAACGACTGGTACACGAACATGAGTGAGATCGATTTTTGGCACGACGCGCTAAGACGGCGGGATAAGAAGTGGACGATGACCGCTTGGTCCCGAGAAATCGCGCGGGCAGAGAATCCACCGCCTCACTCTGGCGGCATGCCAGCGATGGATCCAGACAGGATCAGCCAGTACCGCGCATTGCGCGACCAGGCTCTCGCAGCCAGCCACACAAGAAGGCCGACCCGCGCAAGAAGTAAGCGAGCAGCGGGTCAAGCAGGACAGCGACTCGCTCGCGATGACGGTGACGCGCCGGGCCGGCCTGCCGGGTGA
- a CDS encoding phage major capsid protein — protein MPGLEQHYERLVKLRAEARAKRDAIVDRAERESRERLTIDETRAFERLTEQISGSAGFDERIGELAADIKRSGRGDPDAEQVRKATANPTGPGSTTLDQREGWAWGRAPRLDFDVEQLRATHERMRSGSEARLEQRLYSSAESDLPSQLYPWVIGAVHEDRLLDRIPTQLVEAPSVEYIVHQSTTGAPAVVAEGQPKPEVVMNYVPQIATLQKIAAHVGVTTEIIDDFSNFLGYTQTELYHEVIDVENLNLISGPGGTGAVQGLLNTSGTLTHVAGQGSTPFTPLDDVEIAIAQLRAGPAPAEADLFIVHPDTFSALRRTKDLYGRYLLSADPAVAEADNIWGVPVLQTTQIAAGSGILLDTSKFGRAIVRGPITIFIGWANDDFTRNIRRFVCEERVQLAVNRPAAVNIISGLPATP, from the coding sequence ATGCCCGGCTTAGAACAGCACTACGAGCGCCTCGTCAAGCTGCGCGCTGAGGCCCGCGCCAAGCGTGACGCGATCGTCGACCGTGCTGAGCGTGAGTCCCGTGAGCGCCTAACGATCGACGAAACGCGCGCCTTCGAGCGCCTGACCGAACAAATTTCAGGGTCAGCCGGATTCGACGAGCGGATCGGTGAACTCGCCGCCGACATCAAGCGCAGCGGCCGCGGCGATCCTGATGCTGAGCAGGTGCGCAAGGCCACGGCCAACCCCACCGGTCCCGGCAGCACTACGCTCGACCAGCGCGAGGGTTGGGCCTGGGGACGTGCGCCGCGGCTTGACTTCGACGTCGAGCAACTCCGTGCCACGCACGAACGGATGCGCAGTGGTAGTGAGGCCCGCCTCGAACAGCGGCTCTACAGCTCTGCGGAATCCGATCTGCCGAGCCAGCTTTATCCGTGGGTGATCGGCGCAGTCCACGAGGACCGCCTTTTGGATCGCATTCCGACCCAGCTGGTTGAAGCCCCCAGTGTCGAATACATCGTTCACCAGTCGACGACGGGTGCACCTGCGGTGGTTGCTGAAGGCCAACCGAAGCCCGAGGTCGTGATGAATTACGTGCCGCAAATCGCGACGCTGCAGAAAATCGCCGCACACGTCGGAGTCACGACCGAGATAATTGATGACTTCAGCAACTTTCTCGGCTATACCCAAACCGAGCTCTACCACGAAGTGATCGATGTGGAGAACCTCAACCTGATTTCCGGCCCAGGCGGCACGGGCGCAGTGCAAGGTTTGCTCAACACATCGGGAACACTGACGCATGTGGCCGGGCAGGGCAGCACGCCTTTCACGCCGCTCGACGACGTGGAAATCGCGATCGCCCAGCTCCGTGCAGGTCCTGCGCCTGCCGAGGCGGACCTTTTTATCGTTCATCCCGACACCTTCAGTGCGCTGAGAAGGACCAAGGATCTCTACGGCAGGTATTTGCTGTCTGCTGATCCAGCTGTCGCCGAGGCGGACAATATTTGGGGTGTTCCTGTGTTGCAGACCACCCAAATTGCGGCCGGAAGCGGAATTCTGCTCGATACCAGCAAATTCGGTCGCGCTATTGTTCGCGGGCCGATCACGATTTTCATCGGATGGGCCAACGACGATTTCACGCGCAACATTCGCCGCTTCGTGTGCGAAGAACGCGTTCAGCTCGCCGTCAACCGGCCTGCTGCGGTGAACATCATTTCCGGCCTGCCCGCGACACCATAA
- a CDS encoding helix-turn-helix transcriptional regulator, which produces MSTTNDEKELLTAEDLEVLTGTPRSTFRYWAHIGRGPASFKIGRRRVWRRSVVMSWLAEQERKTSSDRAS; this is translated from the coding sequence ATGAGCACGACCAATGACGAGAAGGAATTGCTGACCGCCGAGGATCTAGAGGTGTTGACCGGCACGCCGCGAAGCACGTTCAGGTATTGGGCGCACATCGGGCGGGGACCGGCGTCTTTCAAAATCGGACGCCGCCGCGTATGGCGCCGCAGCGTCGTCATGTCCTGGCTCGCCGAACAGGAGCGCAAGACGTCGAGCGACCGCGCGAGCTGA
- a CDS encoding tyrosine-type recombinase/integrase, with protein MGSKRNRRAGVVDLWTKRVRDPDGTTRTVPSSRHGAGMRWRATYVGDQSREHSRSFARKTDAQRWLDEVTASVVTGQYVDPKAGLVRFKDYAERWRKMQVQRPSSRAHIEIMLRLHTYPVLGDRQLTSILPSDIQSWVRGLTLAPATVGVVHGIASTIFKSAIRDRRLAANPCDGTKLPKVQRPQIVPLTTEQVEAVRAELPAELQALVTLAAGTGMRQGECFGLTVDRVRFLERTLTVDRQLITLAGKPPEFGPPKTNASHRTIPLPQIVVDALAAHLAAYPAEPDGLVFMLAGKPITRQTFGHKWRPAAKTAGLPTGTGFHALRHYYASLLIRHGESVKTVQTRLGHASAVETLDTYSQLWPDSDDRTREAIDSVLGSTAYGLRTGKPATS; from the coding sequence ATGGGGTCGAAGCGGAACCGCAGAGCCGGTGTCGTTGATCTGTGGACCAAGAGGGTCCGCGACCCCGACGGCACCACCCGCACCGTGCCCAGTTCCCGGCACGGCGCCGGTATGCGCTGGCGGGCAACCTATGTCGGCGATCAGAGCCGAGAGCATTCGCGGTCGTTCGCCCGTAAGACCGATGCGCAGCGGTGGCTAGATGAAGTCACGGCGTCGGTGGTCACCGGCCAGTACGTCGACCCCAAGGCCGGGCTGGTCCGGTTCAAGGACTACGCGGAACGCTGGCGAAAGATGCAGGTCCAGCGACCCAGCAGCCGCGCGCACATCGAAATCATGCTGCGTCTGCACACCTACCCGGTCCTCGGTGACCGTCAGCTGACGTCGATCCTGCCCTCCGATATCCAGAGTTGGGTCAGGGGCCTGACGTTGGCCCCGGCCACAGTCGGCGTGGTCCACGGCATCGCCTCTACGATCTTCAAGTCCGCGATCCGCGACCGGCGACTCGCTGCAAACCCCTGCGACGGAACCAAATTGCCGAAGGTGCAGCGTCCGCAGATCGTGCCGCTGACGACCGAGCAGGTCGAGGCAGTCCGCGCTGAACTGCCCGCCGAGCTACAGGCTCTCGTCACGCTGGCCGCGGGAACCGGTATGCGGCAAGGGGAATGCTTCGGCCTCACCGTCGACCGGGTGCGATTCCTTGAGAGAACGCTCACCGTCGACCGGCAACTCATCACCCTGGCGGGAAAGCCACCGGAGTTCGGGCCACCGAAGACGAACGCCAGCCACCGGACCATCCCGTTGCCCCAGATCGTCGTGGACGCGTTGGCTGCGCATCTGGCGGCGTACCCGGCGGAGCCCGACGGGTTGGTGTTCATGTTGGCGGGCAAGCCGATCACCCGACAAACGTTCGGACACAAGTGGCGTCCCGCGGCCAAGACGGCGGGGTTGCCGACTGGGACCGGGTTCCACGCGCTGCGGCACTACTACGCGAGTCTGCTGATCCGCCACGGGGAGAGCGTCAAGACGGTCCAGACGCGTCTGGGGCACGCGAGCGCCGTCGAGACGCTGGACACCTACAGCCAGCTGTGGCCGGATTCCGACGACCGGACGCGCGAGGCGATCGACTCGGTGCTGGGATCTACTGCGTACGGACTGCGTACTGGGAAGCCCGCGACGAGCTGA
- a CDS encoding TetR-like C-terminal domain-containing protein: MSSQQSDEPRDVVPADIRSQVMPAVLDELARWGVERFSIEALAERHHLETKMIYRHWGDRQRLIVDAALADLETWDTATDTGSLRTDLEALARNVTDRINTEIGRTFLRALVMGHRAHHDEETRMMFWRVRFAVVRKVIDRARERGELRDGINTVAAVQIVMAPINVRALYSNSRVDDEYCAAIADMAWHALARK; this comes from the coding sequence ATGTCGTCGCAACAATCCGATGAGCCGCGGGACGTCGTTCCCGCGGACATCCGGTCGCAGGTGATGCCGGCGGTGCTCGACGAGTTGGCCCGCTGGGGCGTCGAGCGGTTCAGCATCGAGGCCTTGGCCGAGCGCCACCATCTCGAAACGAAGATGATCTACCGCCACTGGGGCGATCGGCAACGGCTGATCGTCGATGCGGCGCTGGCCGATCTCGAGACCTGGGATACCGCAACGGACACGGGTTCGTTGCGGACAGACCTGGAGGCACTGGCACGGAATGTGACCGATCGAATCAACACTGAGATCGGCCGCACTTTTCTGCGGGCGTTGGTGATGGGGCATCGGGCGCATCACGATGAAGAAACTCGAATGATGTTCTGGCGAGTGCGTTTTGCCGTGGTACGGAAAGTCATCGATCGGGCAAGGGAACGCGGCGAACTGCGCGACGGGATCAACACCGTGGCGGCCGTGCAGATTGTTATGGCGCCGATCAACGTTCGCGCGCTGTACTCGAATAGCCGCGTCGACGATGAGTACTGTGCGGCCATCGCCGATATGGCCTGGCATGCGCTCGCCCGAAAATAG
- a CDS encoding bifunctional RNase H/acid phosphatase, producing the protein MKVVIEADGGSRGNPGPAGYGAVVHTVDRATVLAESKQAIGRATNNVAEYRGLIAGLEDAVKLGAREAEVFMDSKLVVEQMSGRWKVKHPDLIELHGQARKLAARFDRISYTWIPRERNKHADRLANEAMDAAAEVTAEKPEPRVAEPAEVPAARSAATQSSSSPGWTGARGTPTRLLLLRHGQTALSVQRRYSGRGNPELTDLGRQQAQAAARYLAARGGIAAVVSSPLQRAYDTGAAAAKALGLDVTVDDDLIETDFGTWEGLTFAEAADRDPELHTRWLRDTSTKPPGGESFDAALERVCRARERLIATYQGATVLVVSHVTPIKMLLRLALDAGPGILYRLHLDLASLSICEFYSDGASSVRLVNQTGYL; encoded by the coding sequence GTGAAGGTCGTCATCGAAGCCGACGGTGGGTCCCGCGGTAATCCCGGGCCGGCCGGATACGGCGCGGTCGTGCACACCGTGGACCGCGCCACCGTGCTGGCCGAAAGCAAGCAGGCCATCGGCCGAGCGACCAACAATGTCGCCGAATACCGCGGTCTTATAGCCGGTTTGGAAGACGCTGTGAAGCTGGGGGCCCGCGAGGCTGAGGTCTTCATGGATTCCAAGCTGGTGGTCGAGCAGATGTCCGGGCGGTGGAAGGTCAAGCACCCCGACCTGATCGAGCTGCACGGCCAGGCCCGAAAGTTGGCGGCGCGGTTCGACCGGATCAGCTACACGTGGATTCCGCGTGAACGCAATAAGCACGCCGATCGGCTGGCCAACGAAGCGATGGACGCCGCAGCCGAGGTCACTGCCGAAAAACCCGAGCCGCGGGTCGCCGAACCCGCCGAGGTCCCGGCCGCGAGAAGTGCTGCGACGCAATCCTCGTCGTCGCCCGGGTGGACCGGTGCGCGCGGCACCCCGACCAGGCTGCTGTTGCTGCGCCATGGGCAGACCGCGTTGTCGGTGCAGCGCCGCTATTCCGGGCGCGGCAACCCGGAACTGACCGACCTGGGACGCCAGCAGGCGCAAGCGGCGGCGCGATATCTGGCCGCGCGCGGCGGCATCGCCGCGGTGGTCTCCTCGCCGCTGCAACGGGCCTACGACACCGGGGCAGCGGCCGCCAAAGCGCTGGGCTTGGACGTGACCGTGGACGACGACTTGATCGAGACCGATTTCGGGACCTGGGAGGGTTTGACGTTCGCCGAGGCCGCCGACCGCGATCCCGAACTACACACGCGCTGGCTTCGGGATACCAGCACGAAGCCGCCGGGTGGAGAGAGTTTCGATGCCGCGCTCGAGCGCGTCTGCCGGGCGCGGGAACGCCTCATCGCCACGTATCAAGGTGCCACCGTGCTGGTCGTATCGCACGTCACGCCGATCAAGATGTTGTTGCGGCTGGCTTTGGACGCCGGGCCCGGAATCCTCTATCGATTGCATCTTGACCTAGCATCGCTGAGTATCTGTGAATTCTATTCGGACGGGGCATCTTCTGTACGACTCGTGAATCAAACCGGCTATCTTTAG
- a CDS encoding zinc ribbon domain-containing protein codes for MKAEVAQQRSLLELTELDAELSRMAHRATHLPQREDIERIRGEHDAANDRLAAVRIAVEDLDVQVARYESEIAAVRQREDRDRSLLSSGATDAKQLADLQHELDTLLRRQSSLEDSLLEVMEQREELQAQLAAEQVAIERLQADLAGVQQALDAALAEIEESRQARSSRRDGLVAALDPGLSALYERLRAGGGPGAGPLLGHRCGACRIEIDRGELARIAAAADDDVVRCPECSAILLRVKGLGQ; via the coding sequence ATGAAAGCCGAAGTAGCACAGCAGCGTTCGCTCTTGGAGTTGACCGAACTGGATGCCGAGCTGTCGAGGATGGCGCACCGGGCCACACATCTGCCGCAGCGGGAGGACATCGAGCGAATCCGCGGTGAACATGACGCCGCCAACGACCGGCTGGCCGCGGTGCGAATCGCAGTGGAGGATTTGGACGTTCAGGTTGCCCGGTACGAGTCGGAGATCGCGGCGGTGCGCCAGCGCGAAGACCGCGACCGATCGTTGCTCTCGTCGGGGGCCACCGACGCCAAGCAGTTGGCGGATCTGCAGCACGAGCTGGACACCCTGCTGCGCCGGCAGTCCAGTCTGGAAGATTCGCTGCTGGAAGTCATGGAACAACGTGAGGAGTTGCAGGCCCAGTTGGCCGCCGAGCAGGTCGCGATCGAGAGACTGCAAGCCGATCTGGCCGGCGTGCAGCAGGCCCTCGATGCCGCACTAGCCGAAATCGAGGAATCCCGGCAGGCTCGTTCGTCGCGACGCGACGGCCTGGTCGCGGCGCTTGACCCAGGTTTGTCCGCCCTTTACGAACGCCTGCGTGCCGGGGGAGGACCGGGTGCCGGGCCGTTGCTGGGACATCGGTGCGGCGCGTGCCGGATCGAGATCGACCGAGGCGAACTGGCCCGCATCGCCGCGGCCGCCGACGACGACGTGGTGCGCTGCCCGGAGTGCAGTGCGATTCTGTTGCGGGTCAAGGGGCTCGGCCAGTGA
- a CDS encoding Nif3-like dinuclear metal center hexameric protein: MSARLSDVIEVLDEAYPPRLAQSWDSVGLVCGDPDDMLGSVTIAVDATPAVVDEVPDAGLLLAHHPLLLRGVDTVAASTPKGALVHRLIRNGRSLFTAHTNADSASPGVSDALAHALGLTVESVLEPLSDSADLDKWVIYVPHENAEAVRAAVFEAGAGHIGDYSHCSWSVSGIGQFLPHDGATPAVGNVGTVERVDEDRFEVVAPARLRAAVLAALRAAHPYEEPAFDIFAMVPPPGDTGLGRIGTLPQPESLRAFVSRVSAALPQTTWGVRAAGDPDGVVSRVAVCGGAGDSLLSTVARADVQAYVTADLRHHPADEHRRASEVALIDVAHWASEFPWCAQAADVLRSRFGAALPVRVSNTRTDPWDLGCLGHETRGDQS, translated from the coding sequence GTGAGCGCACGGCTATCCGACGTCATCGAGGTCCTGGACGAGGCCTACCCGCCGCGGCTCGCCCAATCGTGGGATTCGGTCGGCCTGGTCTGCGGCGATCCCGATGACATGCTGGGCTCGGTGACGATTGCCGTCGACGCCACACCGGCGGTCGTCGACGAGGTTCCCGATGCCGGGCTGCTGCTGGCGCATCACCCGTTGCTGCTGCGCGGGGTCGATACCGTCGCGGCCAGCACGCCCAAGGGTGCGCTGGTGCATCGGTTGATTCGAAATGGGCGTTCGCTGTTCACCGCACACACCAACGCCGACTCGGCGTCGCCGGGTGTCTCCGACGCGCTGGCGCACGCGCTCGGCCTCACCGTCGAGTCCGTGCTCGAACCACTATCGGACAGCGCCGATCTCGACAAGTGGGTGATCTACGTGCCGCACGAGAACGCGGAAGCGGTGCGGGCCGCCGTGTTTGAGGCCGGGGCCGGCCACATCGGTGACTACTCGCACTGCAGCTGGAGCGTCAGCGGCATCGGGCAGTTCCTGCCGCATGACGGGGCCACGCCCGCGGTGGGCAACGTCGGAACCGTCGAGCGGGTGGACGAAGACCGGTTCGAGGTCGTCGCACCGGCGCGGCTCCGGGCGGCGGTGCTGGCGGCGCTGCGCGCGGCTCACCCGTACGAAGAGCCCGCGTTCGACATCTTCGCGATGGTGCCTCCGCCCGGCGACACCGGACTGGGCCGTATCGGTACCCTGCCGCAACCGGAATCGTTGCGGGCCTTCGTTTCTCGCGTCAGTGCCGCATTGCCGCAGACCACCTGGGGCGTACGCGCCGCCGGCGACCCCGACGGTGTCGTGTCGCGGGTCGCGGTGTGTGGCGGCGCCGGGGACTCGCTGCTGAGCACCGTGGCCCGTGCCGACGTGCAGGCCTACGTGACTGCCGATCTGCGGCATCATCCGGCCGACGAGCATCGCCGGGCCTCGGAGGTGGCGCTGATCGACGTCGCACACTGGGCCAGCGAATTCCCCTGGTGCGCACAAGCCGCTGACGTGCTGCGGTCCCGTTTCGGTGCGGCGCTGCCGGTGCGCGTGTCTAACACCCGGACCGATCCCTGGGATCTGGGGTGCCTCGGCCACGAAACAAGGGGAGATCAATCATGA
- the cobC gene encoding Rv2231c family pyridoxal phosphate-dependent protein CobC — protein MASPEPMARYHGDQAAAPGMLDFAVNVRHAHPPHWLTQRLAARLPDLARYPGAEDVYRAHDAIAQRHGRARDEVLPLAGAAEGFALLPNLRPARAAIIAPSFTEPAVALSAAGVPVHHVVLEPPFGLDGVDVPEDADLVVVGNPTNPTSVLHRREQLLALRRPGRILVVDEAFADSIPGEPESLAAESPADVLVLRSLTKTWALAGLRVGYALGAPEVLARLTAQRAHWPVGTLQLTAIAACCAADAVAEAQACAARLAQLRTEMVVGLTTVDADVVDGEAPFVLFRIPDATRIRNSLHDNKIAVRRCDTFVGLDEHYLRAAVRREWPLLVQAIAETRPVSHSGRRR, from the coding sequence ATGGCGAGTCCGGAACCGATGGCGCGCTATCACGGCGATCAGGCCGCCGCGCCGGGGATGCTCGATTTCGCGGTCAACGTCCGTCATGCGCATCCACCACACTGGCTGACCCAGCGGCTGGCCGCGCGGCTGCCGGATCTGGCGCGCTACCCCGGCGCCGAGGACGTGTACCGCGCGCACGACGCGATCGCGCAGCGGCATGGCCGGGCGCGCGACGAGGTGCTGCCGCTGGCGGGCGCGGCGGAGGGCTTCGCGTTGCTGCCCAATCTGCGGCCGGCGCGGGCGGCGATCATCGCGCCGTCGTTCACCGAGCCGGCCGTGGCGCTGAGCGCGGCCGGGGTGCCGGTGCACCACGTCGTCCTCGAGCCGCCGTTCGGCCTCGACGGCGTGGACGTACCCGAGGATGCCGACCTCGTCGTGGTGGGCAATCCGACCAACCCCACCTCCGTGCTGCACCGCCGCGAGCAGCTCCTCGCACTGCGCCGGCCCGGCCGGATTCTGGTGGTGGACGAGGCGTTCGCGGATTCGATTCCCGGCGAGCCGGAGTCGCTCGCCGCCGAGTCGCCGGCCGATGTGCTGGTGCTGCGCAGTTTGACCAAGACCTGGGCGCTGGCCGGATTGCGTGTGGGCTACGCGCTGGGCGCGCCAGAGGTGTTGGCGCGGTTGACCGCCCAGCGTGCGCACTGGCCGGTGGGCACGCTGCAACTGACGGCCATCGCCGCCTGTTGTGCGGCGGACGCGGTTGCCGAGGCGCAAGCCTGCGCCGCGCGGCTGGCCCAGTTGCGCACCGAGATGGTGGTGGGTCTGACGACGGTGGACGCCGACGTGGTCGACGGCGAGGCGCCGTTCGTGCTGTTTCGCATCCCCGATGCCACTCGAATACGAAATAGTCTGCACGACAACAAGATCGCTGTTCGCCGCTGTGACACGTTCGTCGGTCTGGACGAGCATTATCTACGGGCCGCGGTGCGGCGAGAATGGCCGCTGCTGGTCCAAGCCATCGCGGAGACCAGGCCCGTCTCGCACAGTGGGAGGCGCCGGTGA
- a CDS encoding alpha/beta hydrolase, translated as MTASTVTAWEEAEIERANASGLTPVVFVHGLWLLSSSWQRWRELFEANGYTTVAPGWPDDPASVQEAFDHPEVFAHKKVQAVTDHYLDAIKRLTKKPAVVGHSFGGLIAQKIAGSGASVATVSIDNAPFRGILPLPISSLKSSFPVLGNPANYGKAIALTFEQYKYGWANNLEEAEARELYETYHVPAPGLPLFQAAVANFNPFSETRVGAKNPDRGPLLVIAGENDHTIPLAITEATFKLQSKQNPGVTEIERIPGRGHSLVIDGGWKEVADVTVKFIQRFA; from the coding sequence ATGACCGCCAGCACCGTCACCGCCTGGGAAGAGGCGGAGATCGAAAGGGCCAACGCTTCCGGGCTGACCCCGGTGGTGTTCGTGCACGGTTTGTGGCTGCTGTCCAGCAGTTGGCAACGCTGGCGTGAGTTGTTCGAGGCCAACGGCTACACGACCGTCGCCCCCGGTTGGCCCGACGACCCGGCCAGTGTCCAGGAGGCGTTCGACCATCCGGAAGTGTTCGCGCACAAAAAGGTTCAAGCCGTCACCGACCACTACCTGGACGCCATCAAGCGGCTGACGAAGAAACCCGCGGTCGTCGGTCACTCGTTCGGCGGATTGATAGCGCAGAAAATCGCCGGCTCCGGTGCGTCCGTGGCGACGGTGTCGATCGACAACGCCCCATTCAGAGGGATTCTGCCGCTGCCGATCTCGTCGCTGAAATCGTCGTTCCCGGTCCTGGGAAATCCGGCCAATTACGGCAAGGCGATCGCGCTGACCTTCGAGCAGTACAAGTACGGCTGGGCCAACAACCTCGAGGAAGCCGAAGCGAGGGAGCTCTACGAGACCTACCACGTCCCGGCGCCGGGGCTGCCCCTGTTTCAGGCGGCGGTGGCGAACTTCAACCCATTCAGCGAGACCCGGGTGGGCGCTAAGAATCCCGACCGCGGTCCGCTGTTGGTGATCGCGGGCGAAAACGACCACACCATCCCGCTGGCGATCACCGAGGCCACCTTCAAGCTCCAGTCCAAGCAGAACCCGGGCGTAACCGAGATCGAGCGAATTCCCGGCCGCGGCCACTCCTTGGTCATCGACGGCGGTTGGAAAGAGGTCGCCGACGTCACCGTGAAATTCATTCAGCGCTTCGCGTGA
- a CDS encoding HAD-IA family hydrolase, whose product MIFDLDGTLTDSAEGIVASFLHALGHIGAPVPEGDLAAQIVGPPMDETFHTMGLGQNADAAFAAFRAEYGARGWAINSLFDGIEALLADLRAAGVRLAVATSKLEPTAQRILAHFDLDQYFEVIAGACPDGSRRSKEEVLAHALAQLRPLPERVLMVGDRSHDVDGAAAHGIDTVVVGWGYGKADFADGIAATGVTHAATISDLRRALGV is encoded by the coding sequence GTGATCTTCGATCTGGACGGCACCCTGACCGATTCCGCGGAAGGGATCGTCGCCAGCTTCCTCCATGCCCTCGGCCACATCGGTGCCCCCGTGCCGGAGGGTGACCTGGCCGCGCAGATCGTCGGCCCGCCGATGGACGAAACGTTCCACACCATGGGCCTTGGCCAGAACGCCGACGCGGCGTTCGCCGCGTTCCGGGCCGAGTACGGCGCTCGGGGCTGGGCGATCAACAGCTTGTTCGACGGAATCGAGGCGCTGCTGGCCGATCTGCGCGCCGCCGGGGTACGGCTGGCCGTGGCGACCTCCAAGCTCGAGCCGACGGCCCAGCGGATCCTGGCCCACTTCGACCTCGATCAGTATTTCGAGGTCATCGCCGGCGCGTGCCCGGACGGGTCCCGCCGGAGCAAGGAGGAGGTGCTCGCGCACGCGCTGGCCCAGCTACGGCCCCTGCCCGAGCGCGTGCTGATGGTCGGTGACCGTAGCCACGACGTCGACGGAGCGGCCGCGCATGGCATCGACACCGTCGTGGTCGGCTGGGGCTACGGCAAGGCCGATTTCGCCGACGGCATCGCCGCGACGGGCGTGACACACGCCGCGACCATCTCCGACCTGCGGAGGGCGCTGGGTGTCTGA
- a CDS encoding low molecular weight protein-tyrosine-phosphatase: protein MAEKMFADQLRQRGLADAVRVTSAGTGNWHVGSGADERAAKVLRAHGYSTDHRAAQVDDDHLGADLVVALGRNHLRMLQQLGVDHDRIRMLRSFDPRSGAHALDVEDPYYGDHADFEEVLAVIEAALPGLHDWVDEQLAQNGHG from the coding sequence ATGGCCGAGAAAATGTTCGCCGACCAGCTGCGGCAGCGCGGACTTGCCGATGCGGTGCGGGTGACCAGTGCGGGCACCGGCAACTGGCATGTCGGAAGTGGGGCCGACGAGCGAGCGGCCAAGGTCCTGCGTGCCCACGGCTATTCGACCGACCACCGCGCCGCGCAGGTCGACGACGACCACCTGGGCGCCGACCTGGTGGTGGCCCTGGGCCGCAACCATCTTCGGATGTTGCAGCAGCTCGGCGTCGACCACGACCGGATCAGGATGCTGCGCTCGTTCGACCCGCGCTCGGGCGCCCATGCCCTCGACGTCGAGGATCCCTACTACGGCGACCATGCCGACTTCGAAGAGGTCCTGGCCGTCATCGAGGCCGCATTGCCCGGCCTGCACGACTGGGTCGACGAGCAACTAGCGCAAAACGGGCACGGTTGA